In Bacteroidota bacterium, a single window of DNA contains:
- a CDS encoding SDR family NAD(P)-dependent oxidoreductase translates to MKNQVVLVSGAAGNLGQATVQFFLNNGNKVVGIVHRKSANPITDQNYEEIISDIANEDCASQSIQAITAHYHSIDIAVLTVGGFTMGSIADTDIGSIRQQYMLNFETAYNLARPILQQMQKQGNGKMFFIGSYAGMSTNKANGVTAYGLAKSLLFYLANLINEETKGKEIFAHVIVPSIIDTPQNRASIPKADFSKWERPEQIAKIIGKYATNNLDKVEIVIQEEL, encoded by the coding sequence ATGAAAAATCAAGTAGTATTAGTAAGTGGCGCGGCCGGTAATTTAGGACAAGCAACGGTTCAATTCTTTCTCAATAATGGCAACAAGGTGGTAGGTATTGTTCACCGAAAAAGTGCAAACCCAATCACAGATCAAAATTATGAAGAAATCATTTCCGATATTGCAAATGAGGATTGCGCTTCACAAAGTATTCAAGCCATAACTGCACATTATCATTCGATAGACATTGCAGTCTTAACAGTAGGTGGCTTTACAATGGGAAGCATTGCCGACACCGACATTGGTAGTATTCGGCAGCAATACATGCTGAATTTTGAAACTGCTTATAATCTTGCACGTCCTATTTTGCAACAAATGCAAAAACAAGGCAATGGTAAGATGTTCTTTATAGGTTCTTATGCCGGCATGAGTACCAACAAAGCCAATGGAGTAACAGCTTATGGACTTGCAAAATCACTGCTATTTTATTTAGCCAATCTGATTAATGAAGAAACAAAAGGAAAAGAGATATTCGCTCATGTTATTGTCCCCAGTATTATTGACACACCTCAAAACCGAGCATCCATACCCAAAGCTGATTTCAGCAAATGGGAGCGACCGGAACAAATAGCTAAAATCATTGGAAAATATGCAACAAACAATCTCGACAAAGTTGAAATTGTTATCCAAGAAGAATTATAG
- a CDS encoding PfkB family carbohydrate kinase, whose protein sequence is MSLLIIGSVAFDAIETPFGKTDKIIGGAASYIALSSSYFINPVNLVAVVGGDFPHEYITQLQSRRINTKGLQIKKDEKSFFWSGRYNYDLNSRDTLVTELNVLEKFDPIIPESYQDCEYLMLGNLSPEVQLQVIERLHKRPKLIVLDTMNFWMDIALDSLKKIISKVDVLTINDEEARQLSGEYQLKKAAQKIMQNGLKYLIIKKGEHGAILFHEDKSFYVPAFLLDQVFDPTGAGDTFAGGFIGYIAKTGNTNFETLKRALVYGSAMASFCVEKFGTDNLFNLSEEQIEDRYNQFRFMVEF, encoded by the coding sequence ATGAGCTTACTTATTATTGGTTCCGTTGCCTTTGATGCCATTGAAACTCCATTTGGAAAAACTGATAAAATTATCGGAGGTGCTGCATCTTATATTGCCCTTTCATCATCTTATTTTATCAATCCTGTTAACCTTGTAGCAGTTGTTGGAGGTGATTTCCCACACGAATATATAACCCAACTACAATCCAGACGAATTAACACCAAAGGATTGCAAATCAAAAAAGACGAAAAATCATTTTTTTGGTCAGGTAGATATAATTATGATCTAAACTCAAGAGACACCTTAGTAACAGAGCTCAATGTACTTGAAAAATTCGACCCTATTATTCCAGAAAGCTACCAAGATTGCGAATATCTAATGTTGGGAAACCTAAGTCCTGAAGTGCAACTTCAAGTCATTGAAAGATTGCACAAAAGACCTAAATTAATTGTTTTGGACACGATGAATTTCTGGATGGATATAGCATTGGATTCTCTCAAGAAAATTATTTCAAAAGTAGATGTACTTACCATCAATGATGAAGAGGCGCGACAATTAAGCGGAGAATACCAACTCAAGAAAGCAGCACAAAAAATAATGCAAAATGGGTTAAAATACCTTATTATAAAGAAAGGTGAACATGGTGCGATTCTTTTCCATGAAGATAAGAGTTTCTATGTCCCTGCATTTCTACTCGACCAAGTATTTGACCCTACCGGTGCAGGCGACACCTTTGCCGGAGGCTTTATCGGATATATAGCCAAGACGGGTAATACAAATTTTGAAACCCTAAAAAGAGCATTGGTTTATGGCAGTGCTATGGCGAGCTTTTGTGTTGAAAAATTTGGCACAGACAATTTATTTAACCTTTCTGAGGAACAGATAGAAGACCGATACAATCAATTCAGATTCATGGTGGAGTTTTAA
- a CDS encoding BspA family leucine-rich repeat surface protein, whose protein sequence is MKLFRNSLSFNLIPLSVMGSLFMVNLSSLNGQTQPFVTTWNTGNTTNITIPISANSASYSYNYDVYWVAMDDSTQNGTITGQTGATTISGLSSNKYYRIEISGQFPVILFANKGDKTKIRNIVKWGDIEWRSFEGSFFGCSNLDISATDVPDLQDVSSLSYMFANCTSLIGTEANWNWNTEKIGNMAYLFYGASKFNQNIGSWNTVNVNNMNSVFCNALAFNQNIGLWNTANVTDMGYMFSNASAFNQNIGAWDTKNVTSMKSMFYKATKFNGNIGAWVTDKVKDMSWLFNSASAFNQDISAWNTVNITDMSYMFNNAIAFNQSIGTWNTENVTEMRSMFENATKFNGSIAAWNTSNVTNMNRMFYNAINFDQNIGSWNTAKVVDMSYMFAGASKFNKNISGWNTDNVLNMGNMFVNALLFDQPISRWNTVNVTNMSQMFNGAVDFNQMISVWDVRNVADLSYMFSYATAFNQTLGSWIINNQVNMEGMLDNSGVDCKNYGNTLIGWASNPNIPNGRTLGANDLKYSSSASSARTMLTNKGWNITDSGVATFCSPLVTIWNTENSTYILIPTKGSGYDYDLYWEEIANPANNGILTSVKDSVRIIGLKANTSYRIDIDRDFPRFFFNNGAEKSKIRQITQWGGIAWNSFDSAFFGCSNLEITATDLPDMRFTTGAKFMFNNCTSLTGIGANWNWVTTNITNMNGMFANAKNFNQDIGIWNTENVTDMSAMFQNASNFNQYIGNWNTGKVLSMRNMFNNASKFNQDLNSWNTSIVTDKSGMFSGATSFNQSIDSWDVENVTDMSNMFLNAQAFNQDIGLWNTSKVVNMSNMFDGASSFNQNIGSWNTSNVTNMNAMFKNASDFNQSLAAWNVSKVNNMASMFYQCSAFNQSLDSWNITLVSDMNKMFASATSFNQNLGSWTLRTNVNLRNIFDLCGLDCSNYGLTLEGWSKNMATPKNITCGAMGIKYVSTATTYRNTLTKTNKWTITDAGVCKSTGVDEIETETNALNIYPNPTTGIFTYFGSVKGVYMVMDLQGRVVKEGVTQNDKTEIDLSGIVPGIYILKVQNVAVKIIKE, encoded by the coding sequence ATGAAACTATTTCGCAATTCACTCAGTTTTAATTTGATTCCGCTTTCTGTGATGGGTTCTTTGTTTATGGTAAATTTAAGTTCCTTAAATGGACAAACACAGCCATTTGTGACCACATGGAATACAGGAAATACAACTAATATTACTATTCCCATCAGTGCTAATTCGGCATCATATAGTTATAATTATGATGTTTATTGGGTTGCAATGGACGATTCTACACAAAATGGAACTATCACCGGACAAACAGGAGCTACAACTATATCAGGATTAAGTTCAAATAAGTATTACCGGATAGAAATTTCTGGACAATTCCCGGTGATTCTATTTGCTAATAAGGGTGACAAGACTAAGATTCGCAATATTGTTAAGTGGGGCGATATTGAATGGAGAAGTTTTGAAGGTTCTTTTTTCGGCTGTTCAAATTTGGATATCTCAGCAACTGATGTCCCCGACTTGCAAGATGTGAGTTCGTTATCATATATGTTTGCCAACTGCACCTCCCTTATTGGAACAGAAGCCAACTGGAATTGGAATACAGAGAAAATCGGTAATATGGCATACCTTTTCTATGGGGCTTCAAAATTTAATCAAAATATAGGTAGTTGGAATACGGTAAATGTGAACAACATGAACTCAGTATTTTGCAATGCTCTTGCTTTTAATCAAAACATCGGACTTTGGAATACAGCTAATGTGACTGATATGGGTTATATGTTCAGTAATGCTAGCGCATTTAATCAGAACATTGGGGCGTGGGACACTAAGAATGTTACTTCCATGAAATCAATGTTCTATAAAGCGACTAAGTTTAATGGAAATATTGGTGCTTGGGTTACAGATAAAGTGAAAGATATGAGTTGGTTATTTAATTCGGCATCCGCTTTTAATCAAGATATAAGTGCTTGGAATACAGTCAATATAACCGATATGAGCTATATGTTCAACAATGCCATTGCATTTAATCAGAGTATTGGTACTTGGAACACAGAAAATGTTACCGAAATGCGCAGTATGTTTGAGAATGCTACAAAATTCAATGGAAGTATTGCCGCCTGGAATACCTCTAATGTAACAAACATGAATCGCATGTTTTATAATGCAATTAACTTTGACCAGAATATTGGAAGTTGGAATACTGCCAAAGTTGTTGACATGAGCTATATGTTTGCCGGAGCTTCAAAATTCAATAAGAATATTAGTGGTTGGAATACTGATAATGTGCTCAATATGGGTAATATGTTTGTTAACGCATTGTTGTTTGATCAGCCCATTAGCCGATGGAATACTGTAAATGTTACTAACATGAGTCAAATGTTTAACGGGGCTGTTGATTTTAATCAAATGATCAGTGTGTGGGATGTCCGCAATGTTGCTGATTTGTCCTATATGTTCTCTTATGCAACAGCTTTTAACCAAACATTAGGTTCATGGATAATCAACAATCAAGTTAATATGGAAGGAATGCTTGATAATAGTGGTGTAGATTGCAAGAACTATGGGAATACCCTTATTGGTTGGGCTTCTAATCCTAATATTCCTAACGGCAGAACACTCGGTGCCAATGATCTCAAATATTCAAGTTCTGCGAGCAGTGCAAGAACAATGCTTACGAATAAAGGCTGGAATATTACAGATTCTGGTGTTGCAACATTCTGTAGCCCACTTGTGACAATTTGGAATACAGAAAACTCAACCTATATATTAATCCCTACTAAAGGAAGCGGTTATGATTATGATCTTTATTGGGAGGAAATAGCCAATCCTGCAAACAATGGAATCTTAACATCGGTGAAAGATAGCGTAAGAATAATAGGGTTGAAAGCCAATACAAGCTATAGAATAGATATTGACCGCGATTTCCCAAGATTTTTCTTTAATAATGGTGCTGAGAAATCCAAGATTAGGCAAATTACTCAATGGGGTGGCATAGCTTGGAACAGTTTTGATTCAGCATTCTTCGGATGTTCGAATTTGGAAATTACAGCAACCGATTTGCCCGATATGAGATTTACAACCGGTGCTAAATTTATGTTTAATAATTGCACTTCGCTTACCGGAATAGGAGCAAACTGGAATTGGGTTACTACCAATATCACCAATATGAATGGTATGTTTGCGAATGCAAAAAATTTCAACCAAGATATTGGGATTTGGAATACAGAGAATGTTACGGATATGTCTGCAATGTTTCAAAATGCAAGTAATTTTAATCAGTATATTGGCAATTGGAACACTGGTAAAGTGCTTTCAATGCGCAACATGTTTAATAATGCATCCAAATTCAATCAAGATCTAAATAGTTGGAATACGAGCATTGTAACTGACAAATCAGGTATGTTTTCAGGTGCAACATCTTTTAATCAAAGTATTGATAGTTGGGACGTTGAGAATGTTACCGATATGTCCAATATGTTTTTGAATGCCCAAGCATTCAATCAAGACATAGGTCTGTGGAATACATCTAAGGTTGTTAATATGTCTAACATGTTTGACGGTGCAAGTAGTTTTAACCAAAATATTGGCTCTTGGAATACAAGCAATGTAACCAATATGAATGCTATGTTCAAAAATGCATCTGACTTTAATCAGTCACTTGCTGCATGGAACGTTTCTAAAGTTAATAATATGGCAAGTATGTTTTACCAGTGCAGTGCTTTTAATCAATCACTTGATAGCTGGAATATTACTCTTGTAAGCGATATGAATAAAATGTTTGCCTCCGCCACTTCTTTTAATCAAAATTTAGGTTCTTGGACTTTGAGAACAAATGTAAATTTAAGAAATATTTTTGATCTGTGCGGGTTGGATTGTTCAAACTATGGGCTCACCCTTGAGGGCTGGTCAAAAAATATGGCTACTCCCAAAAACATTACTTGTGGCGCCATGGGTATAAAATATGTTTCTACGGCTACCACATATAGAAACACATTGACCAAGACCAATAAGTGGACTATTACCGATGCCGGAGTCTGCAAATCAACTGGTGTGGATGAGATTGAAACTGAGACAAACGCCCTTAACATTTATCCTAACCCGACTACAGGAATCTTTACTTATTTTGGTTCTGTCAAAGGGGTATATATGGTGATGGATTTGCAAGGACGTGTTGTGAAAGAAGGTGTTACCCAAAATGATAAGACTGAAATTGACCTTTCCGGTATTGTGCCGGGTATCTATATTCTAAAAGTACAGAATGTAGCAGTTAAAATTATCAAAGAATAA